The following are encoded in a window of Mycobacterium sp. ELW1 genomic DNA:
- a CDS encoding cupin domain-containing protein → MSLHVPPYPPPRYEGDGDISATLRKADTPADFEVGPVKYTYLATDTSTGGDFGLYRVDLGPKAGGPGPHFHKAMSESFFVLSGRIQLFDGRDWTVGEQGDYLYVPPGGIHGFGNQSDEPAAILMLFAPGAPREFYFEGLPKLGELTDDERREFFIRNDNFLV, encoded by the coding sequence ATGTCGCTGCATGTGCCGCCCTATCCCCCGCCGCGGTACGAGGGGGACGGCGACATCAGCGCCACCTTGCGCAAGGCCGACACCCCGGCCGACTTCGAAGTCGGCCCGGTCAAGTACACCTACCTCGCCACCGACACATCGACCGGCGGCGACTTCGGTCTGTACCGCGTCGACCTCGGCCCGAAGGCGGGTGGCCCCGGGCCGCACTTTCACAAGGCCATGTCGGAATCCTTCTTCGTGCTGTCCGGCCGGATCCAGTTGTTCGACGGCCGCGACTGGACCGTCGGCGAGCAAGGCGACTACCTGTACGTCCCACCCGGTGGCATCCACGGTTTCGGGAACCAGTCCGACGAGCCCGCCGCGATCTTGATGTTGTTTGCTCCCGGCGCGCCCCGTGAGTTCTATTTCGAGGGGTTGCCCAAGCTCGGCGAGCTGACCGACGACGAACGCCGCGAGTTCTTCATTCGCAACGACAACTTCTTGGTCTGA
- a CDS encoding SDR family NAD(P)-dependent oxidoreductase codes for MAHWTAADIPDQTGRTAVITGANTGLGYETARALAAKGAHVVLAVRNLDKGKAAADLIVRRYPGADVSVQELDLTSLASIRAAADELRARHDRIDLLINNAGVMMTPKQTTQDGFELQFGTNHLGHFALTGLLLDRVLAAPASRIVTVSSNGHRFGRMRFDDLQSERSYDRTRAYGQAKLANLLFTYELQKRLAATDTIATAAHPGSSATELGRNLPKIVEWGFGLTVQSSEMGALPQLRAATDPTVRGGQYYGPGGLLQMRGYPKLVSSNRRSHDVAAQKRLWAVSEELTGVTYPLG; via the coding sequence ATGGCCCACTGGACTGCAGCCGACATCCCGGACCAAACGGGCCGCACCGCGGTCATCACCGGCGCCAACACCGGCCTGGGCTATGAGACCGCCCGCGCGCTGGCAGCCAAGGGCGCGCACGTGGTTCTCGCCGTCCGCAACCTCGACAAGGGCAAGGCCGCCGCCGACCTCATCGTGCGGCGCTACCCCGGCGCCGACGTCAGCGTCCAAGAACTCGACCTGACCTCGCTGGCGTCCATCCGCGCCGCCGCCGACGAGCTGCGCGCCCGTCACGACCGCATCGACCTGCTGATCAACAACGCCGGCGTGATGATGACGCCGAAGCAGACCACCCAGGACGGGTTCGAGCTGCAGTTCGGCACCAACCACCTCGGCCACTTCGCGCTGACCGGCCTGCTGCTGGATCGCGTGCTCGCCGCCCCGGCCTCGCGGATCGTCACGGTCAGCAGCAACGGCCACCGATTCGGACGCATGCGCTTCGACGATCTGCAGTCCGAACGCAGCTACGACCGCACCCGCGCCTACGGTCAGGCCAAGCTGGCCAACCTGCTGTTCACCTACGAACTCCAGAAGCGCCTGGCCGCGACCGACACCATCGCCACCGCCGCCCACCCGGGAAGCTCGGCCACCGAGTTGGGCCGCAACCTGCCCAAGATCGTCGAGTGGGGATTCGGGCTGACCGTGCAGAGTTCAGAGATGGGCGCGCTTCCGCAGCTGCGCGCGGCCACCGACCCGACAGTGCGCGGCGGCCAGTACTACGGACCCGGCGGACTGCTGCAGATGCGGGGCTATCCGAAGCTCGTCTCCTCCAATCGCCGGTCGCACGACGTCGCGGCGCAGAAGCGGTTGTGGGCGGTGTCCGAAGAACTGACGGGCGTGACCTACCCGCTCGGATGA
- a CDS encoding TetR/AcrR family transcriptional regulator, giving the protein MVLSCRPLRADAARNRARVLQVAYEVFAEQGLAVPIDEIARRAGVGAGTVYRHFPTKEALFEAVISDRVRLVVARGRELLAADPSTALFEFLREMVRSGAADHGMVEALASYGIDLDSAAPGAEAEFLEVLGEMLVAAQQAGAARSDVGVAELKALLVVCKSGQEYGDDVADRITNVIVAGLRAG; this is encoded by the coding sequence GTGGTGCTGAGCTGCCGGCCGCTGCGGGCTGATGCCGCGCGCAACCGCGCCCGGGTACTGCAGGTGGCCTACGAGGTCTTCGCCGAGCAGGGGCTGGCCGTGCCGATCGACGAGATCGCCCGGCGCGCCGGGGTCGGCGCGGGCACGGTCTACCGGCATTTCCCGACCAAGGAAGCCTTGTTCGAAGCAGTCATCAGCGATCGGGTGCGCCTGGTCGTGGCGCGGGGGCGGGAGTTGCTCGCCGCTGATCCGTCCACGGCGCTGTTCGAATTCCTCCGCGAGATGGTGCGTTCCGGTGCCGCCGACCACGGCATGGTCGAGGCGTTGGCGAGCTACGGGATCGACCTCGACTCCGCGGCGCCCGGCGCCGAGGCGGAGTTCCTCGAAGTGCTGGGGGAGATGCTGGTGGCGGCGCAACAGGCTGGTGCCGCGCGCTCCGACGTCGGTGTCGCCGAGCTCAAGGCACTGCTGGTCGTGTGCAAGAGCGGCCAGGAATACGGCGACGACGTCGCCGACCGGATCACCAACGTCATCGTGGCCGGTTTACGCGCCGGGTGA
- the groL gene encoding chaperonin GroEL (60 kDa chaperone family; promotes refolding of misfolded polypeptides especially under stressful conditions; forms two stacked rings of heptamers to form a barrel-shaped 14mer; ends can be capped by GroES; misfolded proteins enter the barrel where they are refolded when GroES binds) yields MSKIIAYDEEARRGLERGLNALADAVKVTLGPKGRNVVLEKKWGAPTITNDGVSIAKEIELEDPYEKIGAELVKEVAKKTDDVAGDGTTTATVLAQALVREGLRNVAAGANPLGLKRGIEKAVEKITETLLKSAKEVETKDQIAATAGISAGDQTIGDLIAEAMDKVGNEGVITVEESNTFGLQLELTEGMRFDKGYISGYFVTDAERQEAVLEDPYILLVSSKVSTVKDLLPLLEKVIQSGKPLLIIAEDVEGEALSTLVVNKIRGTFKSVAVKAPGFGDRRKAMLQDIAILTGGQVVSEEVGLSLETADVSLLGQARKIVVTKDETTIVEGAGDSDAIAGRVAQIRAEIENSDSDYDREKLQERLAKLAGGVAVIKAGAATEVELKERKHRIEDAVRNAKAAVEEGIVAGGGVALLQSAPALDELKLEGDEATGANIVRVALSAPLKQIAFNAGLEPGVVAEKVQNSPSGTGLNAASGVYEDLLKAGVADPVKVTRSALQNAASIAALFLTTEAVVADKPEKAAAPAGDPTGGMGGMDF; encoded by the coding sequence ATGTCCAAGATCATTGCTTACGACGAAGAGGCCCGCCGCGGCCTCGAGCGGGGCCTGAACGCCCTCGCCGACGCGGTAAAGGTGACGCTGGGCCCCAAGGGTCGCAACGTCGTCCTGGAGAAGAAGTGGGGCGCCCCCACGATCACCAACGATGGTGTGTCCATCGCCAAGGAGATCGAGCTCGAGGACCCGTACGAGAAGATCGGCGCTGAGCTGGTCAAGGAAGTCGCCAAGAAGACTGACGACGTCGCGGGCGACGGCACCACCACCGCCACCGTGCTGGCTCAGGCCCTGGTTCGCGAAGGTCTGCGCAACGTCGCTGCCGGCGCCAACCCGCTCGGCCTGAAGCGCGGCATCGAGAAGGCCGTCGAGAAGATCACCGAGACGCTCCTCAAGAGCGCCAAGGAGGTCGAGACCAAGGACCAGATCGCGGCCACCGCCGGGATCTCCGCGGGCGACCAGACCATCGGTGACCTGATCGCCGAGGCCATGGACAAGGTCGGCAACGAGGGTGTCATCACCGTCGAGGAGTCGAACACCTTCGGCCTGCAGCTCGAGCTCACCGAGGGTATGCGCTTCGACAAGGGCTACATCTCGGGTTACTTCGTGACCGACGCCGAGCGCCAGGAAGCGGTCCTCGAGGATCCGTACATCCTGCTTGTGTCGTCGAAGGTCTCGACCGTCAAGGACCTGCTTCCCTTGCTGGAGAAGGTCATTCAGTCGGGCAAGCCGCTGCTGATCATCGCCGAGGACGTCGAGGGCGAAGCCCTGTCCACCTTGGTGGTCAACAAGATCCGTGGCACCTTCAAGTCCGTCGCCGTCAAGGCCCCGGGCTTCGGTGACCGCCGCAAGGCCATGCTGCAGGACATCGCGATCCTGACCGGTGGCCAGGTTGTCAGCGAGGAGGTCGGCCTCTCGCTCGAGACCGCCGATGTCTCGCTGCTGGGTCAGGCCCGCAAGATCGTCGTCACCAAGGACGAGACCACCATCGTCGAGGGTGCCGGTGATTCCGACGCCATCGCCGGCCGGGTGGCCCAGATCCGTGCCGAGATCGAGAACAGCGACTCCGACTACGACCGCGAGAAGCTGCAGGAGCGCCTGGCCAAGCTGGCCGGCGGTGTTGCGGTGATCAAGGCCGGCGCTGCCACCGAGGTGGAGCTCAAGGAGCGCAAGCACCGCATCGAAGATGCCGTGCGCAACGCCAAGGCCGCCGTCGAGGAGGGCATCGTCGCCGGTGGTGGCGTGGCTCTGCTGCAGTCGGCTCCGGCTCTCGACGAGCTCAAGCTCGAGGGTGACGAGGCGACCGGTGCCAACATCGTGCGTGTCGCGCTGTCGGCTCCGCTGAAGCAGATCGCCTTCAACGCGGGCCTCGAGCCCGGCGTTGTCGCCGAGAAGGTCCAGAACTCGCCCTCCGGAACCGGCCTCAACGCCGCGTCCGGTGTGTACGAGGACCTGCTCAAGGCCGGCGTTGCCGACCCGGTGAAGGTCACCCGCTCGGCGCTGCAGAACGCGGCGTCCATCGCGGCTCTGTTCCTCACCACCGAGGCCGTCGTCGCCGACAAGCCGGAGAAGGCCGCCGCACCTGCCGGCGACCCGACCGGTGGCATGGGCGGTATGGACTTCTAA
- a CDS encoding pyridoxamine 5'-phosphate oxidase family protein, translated as MSVKVDLDQLAGTLADYPFGYLITVSDEHRAHTVAVDPQLVAGVLDVGSVGNSTRRNALAHPDVTVVWPPREPGGYSLIVDGRGEFTDERLRVIPQRAVLHRPAVPGGATASGCGDDCVPLG; from the coding sequence ATGAGCGTCAAGGTGGATCTCGACCAGCTCGCCGGAACGCTGGCCGACTATCCGTTCGGCTATCTCATCACCGTGAGCGACGAGCACCGCGCGCACACCGTCGCAGTCGATCCTCAGCTTGTCGCAGGTGTGCTCGACGTCGGTTCGGTGGGCAACAGCACGCGGCGCAACGCGCTCGCGCACCCCGACGTCACGGTGGTGTGGCCGCCGCGAGAGCCCGGTGGGTACAGCTTGATCGTCGACGGCCGCGGCGAGTTCACCGACGAGCGGTTGCGGGTCATTCCGCAGCGGGCGGTACTGCACCGACCGGCCGTTCCGGGAGGGGCGACGGCATCCGGCTGCGGCGACGACTGCGTGCCGTTGGGCTGA
- a CDS encoding SDR family oxidoreductase, whose amino-acid sequence MPLPTPSPTSTAVVTGASSGIGADLARELAARGHGVTLVARREDKLRELAAELGDQVRVEVIACDVADADARAALFDEVERRGLTVDILINNAGIGVVGSVATAPVADEIAQVRVNVEAVIDLTSRAVQQMVPRGRGAILNVGSTAGFQPFPGQAGYAGTKAFVRSFTAGLRGELAGTGVTAAVLHPGPVRTEFLAAAGMDEREFASAFPKFMWMPSRTVAKIGIDALAGDRGDVIAGIQNVISTRIFQALPHRVLLPLLSKSHPALKRDASRN is encoded by the coding sequence ATGCCGCTGCCTACGCCGTCCCCCACGTCCACTGCTGTCGTCACCGGCGCCTCCTCGGGCATCGGCGCAGACCTCGCTCGCGAGCTCGCCGCCCGTGGACACGGGGTCACCCTGGTCGCCCGCCGCGAGGACAAGCTCCGAGAGCTCGCGGCCGAGCTCGGCGACCAAGTCCGCGTCGAGGTCATCGCCTGCGACGTCGCCGACGCCGACGCCCGCGCCGCCCTGTTCGACGAAGTCGAGCGACGCGGCCTGACCGTGGACATCCTGATCAACAACGCCGGCATCGGCGTGGTCGGCTCGGTCGCCACCGCACCGGTCGCCGACGAGATCGCTCAAGTACGCGTCAACGTCGAAGCCGTCATCGACCTCACCTCGCGCGCTGTCCAGCAGATGGTGCCGCGCGGTCGCGGCGCGATCCTCAACGTCGGTTCGACGGCAGGCTTCCAGCCGTTTCCCGGGCAGGCCGGCTACGCCGGCACCAAAGCCTTCGTCCGCAGCTTCACCGCCGGACTGCGCGGCGAGCTCGCCGGCACCGGCGTCACCGCCGCGGTCCTGCACCCCGGCCCGGTGCGCACCGAGTTCCTCGCCGCCGCCGGGATGGACGAACGCGAATTCGCCTCTGCCTTCCCGAAATTCATGTGGATGCCGTCGCGGACCGTCGCGAAGATCGGCATCGACGCGCTGGCCGGCGACCGCGGCGACGTCATCGCCGGCATTCAGAACGTGATCAGCACCCGGATCTTCCAGGCGTTGCCGCATCGCGTGCTGCTGCCACTGCTGTCCAAGAGCCACCCTGCGCTCAAGCGCGACGCATCACGCAACTGA
- a CDS encoding carboxymuconolactone decarboxylase family protein, which yields MSRVAPLAQPWSDADAADIGSWGHPDRTYEPLLLVRCLQRHPDMARKLRKMGESLYVDTRLPPRVRTIAILRICGLVRCAYEWGGQAAFWGPIAGVSGDEADALAVGSADDARWSSAERVLISAVDELERTGSWSASTWAALGESFDDEQRIELLIAVGWYRTVCTLCNGLDLPVEGWMRPWPSVA from the coding sequence TTGAGCCGGGTCGCGCCGCTGGCTCAGCCGTGGAGTGATGCCGACGCCGCCGACATCGGCAGTTGGGGCCATCCGGATCGCACCTATGAGCCGCTGCTGCTGGTGCGGTGTCTGCAGCGGCACCCGGACATGGCGCGCAAGCTGCGCAAGATGGGCGAGTCGCTGTACGTCGACACCCGGCTGCCACCGCGCGTCCGCACCATTGCGATCCTGCGGATCTGCGGGCTGGTGCGCTGCGCCTACGAGTGGGGCGGCCAGGCCGCGTTCTGGGGACCGATCGCCGGGGTGTCCGGTGACGAGGCTGACGCGCTGGCGGTCGGTTCTGCTGACGACGCGCGATGGAGCTCTGCGGAGCGGGTATTGATCAGCGCGGTCGATGAGCTCGAACGCACCGGGTCGTGGTCGGCGTCCACCTGGGCGGCGCTGGGTGAGAGTTTCGACGACGAGCAGCGGATCGAGCTGTTGATCGCGGTCGGCTGGTACCGAACGGTGTGCACGTTGTGCAACGGGCTGGACCTTCCGGTCGAGGGCTGGATGCGGCCGTGGCCGTCAGTTGCGTGA
- a CDS encoding amidohydrolase family protein has translation MSYDLVIRNGTIVDGLGGEPYPGDVAVSDGVIAAVGTVPEKGEREIDATGLLVTPGFVDLHTHYDGQAIWSDRMTPSSAHGVTTAVMGNCGVGFAPCRPEDHDTLVDVMAGVEDIPGVVMVDGLPWTWETFPEFLDALDSRQRDIDVAAFLPHSPLRVYVMGERGVNRELPTPEDLAMMRKLAEEAIRAGALGFASSRLTLHKTSGGQPIPSYEAQYEEIEAIARGVDDAGGGLLQFVPDLMAGDYEGALSAVFDVASDVGLPVTFTLAIGNAGPPIHLDALRMVEKANANGGDVTGQIFPRPIGLVLGLDLSGNPFVMYPAYREIAHLPLAERVAEMRKPEVRERILNDKPASDGHPLMFAAQAWNYMFPLGDPPNYEPSPEDSIGARAAARGVSPLEEAYDRLLDDDGHAMLLVTLANFRDNSLDTVAELIQRDDVVLGLGDGGAHYGMICDASFPTYMLTHWVRDRPTGRLSVQRVIQELTSVPARIAGLADRGRLAAGYKADLNVIDADALRLHQPTVKADLPAGGRRLDQTADGYVATIVAGEVISENGVPTSALPGKLIRGRQAAPSEGRSAATRESV, from the coding sequence ATGAGCTATGACCTGGTCATCCGCAACGGAACGATCGTCGACGGGCTGGGCGGGGAGCCCTACCCCGGCGACGTCGCCGTCTCCGACGGCGTCATCGCCGCGGTGGGCACCGTCCCCGAGAAAGGTGAGCGCGAGATCGACGCCACCGGGCTCCTCGTCACCCCCGGGTTCGTCGACCTGCACACCCATTACGACGGGCAGGCGATCTGGTCGGATCGGATGACGCCGTCGTCGGCTCACGGGGTGACCACCGCAGTCATGGGCAATTGCGGCGTCGGCTTCGCGCCGTGCCGCCCGGAAGACCACGACACGCTCGTCGACGTCATGGCCGGTGTCGAGGACATCCCCGGCGTCGTGATGGTCGACGGACTGCCGTGGACATGGGAGACCTTCCCGGAATTCCTCGACGCACTGGATTCGCGACAGCGGGACATCGACGTCGCAGCGTTCCTGCCGCACTCCCCGCTGCGGGTATACGTGATGGGTGAGCGCGGCGTCAACCGCGAACTGCCCACTCCCGAGGACCTGGCGATGATGCGCAAGCTGGCCGAGGAAGCTATTCGCGCGGGCGCACTGGGCTTCGCATCATCCCGGCTCACGCTGCATAAAACCTCTGGTGGACAACCGATTCCGAGTTATGAAGCGCAATACGAGGAGATCGAGGCCATCGCCCGAGGTGTCGACGACGCCGGCGGCGGACTGCTGCAGTTCGTGCCGGATCTGATGGCCGGAGACTACGAGGGCGCACTCAGCGCGGTGTTCGACGTCGCCTCGGACGTCGGGCTGCCGGTGACCTTCACGCTCGCGATCGGAAACGCGGGCCCACCCATCCACCTCGACGCACTGCGGATGGTCGAGAAGGCCAACGCCAACGGCGGCGACGTCACGGGGCAGATCTTCCCGCGGCCGATCGGCCTTGTTCTCGGTCTGGACCTGTCCGGCAACCCGTTCGTCATGTACCCGGCATACCGGGAGATCGCCCACCTACCGCTGGCCGAGCGCGTCGCCGAGATGCGTAAACCCGAAGTGCGCGAGCGCATCTTGAACGACAAGCCGGCCAGCGACGGGCATCCGCTGATGTTCGCCGCGCAAGCGTGGAACTACATGTTCCCGCTCGGCGATCCGCCGAATTACGAACCCTCGCCTGAGGATTCGATCGGCGCACGGGCCGCCGCCCGTGGCGTCAGCCCGCTCGAGGAGGCCTACGACCGGCTGCTCGACGACGACGGTCACGCCATGCTGCTGGTCACGCTGGCCAACTTCCGGGACAATTCGCTGGACACGGTGGCCGAGCTGATCCAGCGCGACGACGTCGTCCTGGGCCTGGGCGACGGCGGCGCGCATTACGGAATGATCTGCGACGCAAGCTTTCCCACCTACATGCTGACGCACTGGGTGCGGGACAGGCCGACAGGCCGACTGTCGGTGCAGCGAGTGATCCAGGAGCTGACGTCGGTGCCCGCCCGGATCGCCGGACTGGCCGACCGCGGCCGGCTGGCGGCGGGCTACAAAGCCGACCTCAACGTGATCGATGCCGATGCGCTGCGGCTGCACCAGCCGACCGTCAAGGCCGACCTGCCCGCGGGTGGGCGGCGGCTCGACCAGACTGCGGACGGCTATGTCGCGACGATCGTCGCCGGTGAGGTGATCTCGGAGAACGGGGTGCCGACGTCGGCGCTGCCGGGCAAGCTGATCCGCGGACGGCAGGCGGCGCCCTCGGAGGGCAGGAGCGCAGCGACCCGGGAATCGGTTTGA
- a CDS encoding VOC family protein: MIDHFGINCDNYAESQEFYDKVLHVLGYHRVMDFGEAIGYGTDGKPVFWIADASAGAANGPNREVHIAFAAKDAESVQAFFHTALALGVEPLHEPRLWPEYHPGYYGAFVRDPEGNNVEAVFHGAQPDAQIPTNSA, encoded by the coding sequence GTGATTGATCATTTCGGAATCAACTGTGACAACTACGCCGAATCCCAGGAGTTCTACGACAAGGTGCTGCACGTCTTGGGCTACCACCGGGTGATGGACTTCGGTGAGGCCATCGGTTACGGCACCGACGGCAAGCCGGTGTTCTGGATCGCCGACGCCTCGGCCGGCGCCGCCAACGGACCGAACCGGGAGGTGCACATCGCGTTCGCCGCCAAAGACGCCGAATCGGTTCAAGCGTTCTTCCACACCGCCCTGGCGCTCGGTGTCGAGCCCCTGCACGAGCCGCGCCTGTGGCCCGAATACCATCCCGGCTATTACGGCGCCTTCGTCCGCGACCCCGAGGGCAACAACGTCGAAGCCGTCTTCCACGGCGCGCAGCCTGACGCCCAGATCCCGACGAACTCCGCGTAG
- a CDS encoding mycothiol transferase, with the protein MADSLSDADAARELLRDSFTRIIEHVQDITDDLTEELSFFRPTSTANSIAWLVWHSARVQDAQLADIAGTEQVWFSGGWVDRFDLDLPRDAHGYGHTPEEVGKVRVPADLLAGYYHAVHKVTLEYIASVTPEDLARVVDKNWNPPVTASVRLVSIIDDCVQHLGQAAYVRGIAR; encoded by the coding sequence ATGGCCGACTCACTGTCCGACGCAGATGCCGCCCGCGAACTGCTGCGGGACTCGTTCACCCGCATCATCGAGCACGTCCAGGACATCACCGACGATCTGACCGAGGAACTCTCGTTCTTCCGGCCGACCTCGACGGCCAACAGCATCGCGTGGCTGGTGTGGCACAGCGCCCGGGTCCAGGATGCGCAGCTCGCCGATATCGCCGGAACCGAGCAGGTGTGGTTCAGCGGCGGATGGGTGGACCGCTTCGATCTGGACCTGCCCCGCGACGCGCACGGCTACGGCCACACTCCCGAGGAGGTCGGCAAGGTTCGGGTGCCCGCCGACCTGCTGGCCGGCTACTACCACGCGGTGCACAAGGTCACCCTCGAGTACATCGCCAGCGTCACCCCCGAGGACCTCGCCCGCGTGGTCGACAAGAACTGGAATCCGCCGGTGACGGCAAGCGTCCGGTTGGTCAGCATCATCGACGACTGTGTCCAGCATCTGGGTCAGGCGGCCTACGTGCGGGGCATCGCCCGCTGA
- a CDS encoding phosphatase PAP2 family protein yields the protein MALLGWAMGKGSTAVDDWFQQAHGSGLGRLLFFTDQRTVAVILVGALALAAYRRRWSLVAAVAVSPVAAVWLSRLFKEMFGRQKGGAVAYPSGHTTLMVVVLGMVLLVVGARLCVVAVAIVWALLGMLGQAVTYHYFTDAVGGLLLGSAIACLAAALVDWIGRSPRRHPRFPSRC from the coding sequence ATGGCGCTGCTCGGATGGGCTATGGGCAAGGGCTCTACCGCGGTCGACGACTGGTTCCAGCAAGCCCACGGCAGTGGGCTGGGACGACTGCTGTTCTTCACCGATCAGCGCACGGTGGCGGTGATTCTGGTCGGTGCGCTGGCGCTGGCCGCCTATCGGAGGCGCTGGTCGCTGGTCGCCGCGGTCGCAGTGAGTCCTGTTGCTGCCGTGTGGCTTTCACGCTTATTCAAGGAGATGTTCGGTCGCCAGAAGGGTGGTGCGGTCGCCTACCCGAGCGGCCACACCACGCTGATGGTGGTGGTGCTCGGCATGGTGCTTCTGGTGGTGGGTGCGCGGCTGTGTGTCGTGGCGGTCGCCATCGTCTGGGCGCTGCTGGGGATGCTGGGTCAGGCGGTGACGTATCACTACTTCACCGACGCCGTCGGCGGGCTTCTGCTGGGCAGCGCGATCGCGTGCCTGGCTGCCGCGCTCGTCGACTGGATCGGTCGTTCACCGCGGCGTCACCCCCGGTTTCCTTCACGCTGCTAA
- the ppk2 gene encoding polyphosphate kinase 2, with translation MSLDSHGYTVFDDDDDDPVLLDATGLAVDTWRENYPYEHRMSRNEYEEQKRLLQIELLKLQKWSQTHGLRHVLVFEGRDAAGKGGTIKRFMEHLNPRGARVVALEKPTEKERTQWYFQRYVNHLPAAGEIVMFDRSWYNRAGVERVMGYCTPKQHAEFIRQAPLFEQMLVNDGISLTKLWFSVSSSEQRTRFTIRQVDPVRQWKLSPTDLASLDKWHEYTSAKEDMFAWTDTEIAPWTVIKSNDKKRARINAMRHVLSKFNYDNKDHEVVGQPDPLIVGRATHSD, from the coding sequence GTGTCACTAGACAGCCACGGCTACACGGTTTTCGATGACGACGATGACGATCCGGTGCTGCTCGACGCCACCGGCTTGGCCGTCGACACCTGGCGGGAGAACTACCCGTACGAACATCGGATGTCGCGCAACGAGTACGAGGAGCAGAAGCGGCTGCTGCAGATCGAGCTGCTGAAGCTGCAGAAGTGGAGCCAGACGCACGGGCTACGCCATGTTTTGGTGTTCGAGGGGCGCGATGCGGCAGGCAAGGGCGGCACCATCAAGCGCTTCATGGAGCACCTCAACCCCAGGGGCGCTCGGGTGGTGGCACTGGAGAAGCCCACCGAGAAGGAACGCACTCAGTGGTACTTCCAGCGCTACGTCAATCACCTGCCTGCGGCCGGCGAGATCGTGATGTTCGACCGGTCCTGGTACAACCGCGCCGGGGTGGAGCGGGTGATGGGGTACTGCACGCCCAAGCAGCACGCTGAGTTCATCCGGCAGGCGCCGTTGTTCGAGCAGATGCTGGTCAACGACGGCATCAGCCTGACCAAGCTGTGGTTCTCGGTGTCCTCGAGCGAGCAGCGCACCCGGTTCACCATCCGCCAGGTCGACCCGGTCCGGCAGTGGAAACTGTCGCCGACGGATCTGGCGTCGCTGGACAAATGGCACGAGTACACCTCGGCCAAGGAAGACATGTTCGCCTGGACGGACACTGAGATCGCGCCATGGACGGTCATCAAGAGCAACGACAAGAAACGCGCGCGGATCAACGCGATGCGCCACGTGCTGAGTAAGTTCAACTACGACAACAAAGACCATGAGGTGGTCGGCCAGCCCGACCCCTTGATCGTGGGCCGCGCAACTCACTCCGACTGA
- a CDS encoding DUF2563 family protein produces the protein MQVDVEEMRAGANRSYNAASFAMEGADQLGRATVGAGIFGGFAAAESFHGALSEAHSNHVQRLRSHENRLGVLGDKGHKAASVFVEMEERNAEALRSVL, from the coding sequence ATGCAGGTCGACGTGGAGGAGATGCGCGCCGGCGCAAACCGGTCGTACAACGCCGCTTCCTTCGCCATGGAGGGCGCTGACCAGCTAGGTCGCGCAACAGTCGGCGCCGGCATCTTCGGTGGTTTCGCGGCTGCCGAGTCGTTTCACGGCGCCCTCTCCGAGGCACACAGCAACCACGTTCAGCGACTGCGGAGCCACGAGAATCGCCTAGGAGTACTAGGCGACAAGGGACACAAGGCAGCGTCGGTGTTCGTCGAGATGGAGGAACGCAACGCCGAGGCCCTGCGTTCGGTGTTGTGA